A section of the Pseudophryne corroboree isolate aPseCor3 chromosome 11, aPseCor3.hap2, whole genome shotgun sequence genome encodes:
- the LOC134968763 gene encoding protein kinase C theta type-like: protein MSLKKRKRPNNNGSATKELAAPSKRKKEEDGCEEKGDVFKTVTSGDIQVREENQSSEKASKTLQNKRKRESSVESPTMRKVRKTSSGKTEDMLKRVATKRSSDRTEDSGPCKKKKEEEHHDSPGEGPSVPIIPQASGRRGIKRTNTSEETGHKKKRSAGASGISVASTPETSAASHHLASLTFYGMLGEGAFGKVFLASHSISKQRLAVKVIEKMTVVNSIKKYFMCVEKEVMKITGESALFPHTYAAFHTPAHVFFVMEYLSGGDLCQLIQSRGPFDVPTIRFFAAEILCGLHFLHSRGIVHRDIKTENILLDAAGHVKIADFGLSVMNVHGDKKISGRAGTLFYMAPEIICNVPYDYMVDLFSFGVVLFEMATGIYPFRSGKIELSIMHDAPCYPSNLHPEIRDLLERLLCKDPEERLNRCSNITCHPFFKSINWEKLEAGRITPPFTMYPTPETMAEAIPVDDLLSPTESAISAEDESLLTGFSFTSDKWTTMNCVKQTTSRCIIL from the coding sequence ATGAGTCTAAAAAAGAGAAAGCGACCAAATAACAACGGGTCTGCTACAAAGGAGCTAGCGGCTCCTAGcaagaggaagaaggaggaggatggaTGTGAGGAGAAAGGCGATGTTTTCAAAACCGTAACATCAGGAGACATTCAGGTGCGCGAGGAGAACCAGTCATCTGAGAAAGCATCAAAGACTCttcaaaataagagaaaaagagagtCATCAGTTGAGTCCCCAACTATGAGGAAGGTGAGAAAGACCAGCAGCGGCAAAACTGAGGACATGCTTAAGAGAGTGGCCACTAAAAGATCCTCAGACAGGACAGAGGACAGTGGACCGtgtaagaaaaagaaagaggaggaACATCATGACAGTCCAGGCGAGGGACCCAGTGTGCCCATCATACCCCAGGCATCTGGACGGAGGGGCATAAAGAGGACTAACACAAGTGAGGAAACTGGCCACAAAAAGAAGAGATCAGCAGGTGCAAGTGGGATATCCGTAGCCAGTACCCCAGAGACATCAGCTGCGTCTCACCATCTGGCCAGTTTGACCTTCTACGGAATGCTTGGAGAGGGCGCCTTCGGGAAGGTGTTCCTAGCTTCCCATTCCATCAGCAAACAGCGTCTGGCCGTGAAAGTCATAGAAAAGATGACAGTAGTGAACAGCATTAAGAAATACTTTATGTGTGTAGAGAAAGAGGTGATGAAAATAACTGGGGAGAGTGCACTTTTCCCACACACATATGCTGCCTTCCACACACCGGCCCATGTATTCTTTGTAATGGAGTACCTGAGTGGGGGAGATCTCTGCCAATTAATACAGAGCAGAGGCCCATTTGATGTTCCTACCATCAGATTTTTTGCAGCAGAAATACTCTGTGGGCTGCACTTCCTGCACTCAAGAGGCATTGTCCACAGGGACATTAAGACAGAAAATATACTTCTGGATGCAGCTGGCCATGTGAAAATTGCAGATTTTGGCCTCTCTGTGATGAATGTCCATGGCGATAAGAAAATCTCAGGACGAGCTGGGACCCTGTTTTACATGGCTCCAGAGATTATCTGTAATGTCCCATATGACTACATGGTAGACCTCTTTTCATTCGGGGTAGTATTATTTGAAATGGCTACTGGAATATACCCCTTTCGTTCTGGCAAGATTGAACTGTCTATCATGCATGATGCTCCATGCTATCCGAGCAATCTCCATCCAGAGATTAGGGACCTCCTTGAAAGACTCTTATGCAAAGACCCAGAGGAGAGACTGAATCGCTGTAGTAACATCACATGTCATCCATTCTTCAAGTCCATAAACTGGGAGAAACTAGAGGCCGGCAGGATAACTCCCCCATTTACCATGTATCCTACCCCAGAAACAATGGCTGAAGCTATACCGGTGGATGACCTGCTCTCACctacagaatctgcaatatctgcagaGGATGAGAGCCTGTTAACAGGATTCTCCTTTACCAGTGACAAGTGGACAACAATGAACTGCGTAAAGCAAACTACCAGCCGCTGCATCATCCTCTAG